The following are encoded together in the Deltaproteobacteria bacterium genome:
- a CDS encoding MBL fold metallo-hydrolase yields the protein MRLLFLGGVRTVTGSMHVLETGSERILLECGMYQGPHREAFERNSKLPFPFDLDSIDHMLLSHAHIDHSGNVPTLVKNGFQGNVFSTPATRDLCSVMLMDAAYIQQHDADYINKHELYDPDMGPVQPIYNEENVVQAMNHFVSIDYHRSLRISKEVSMKFYDAGHVLGSAIVALDVKKNGQKMRIGFSGDLGRKNMPLMRNPEAVTDLDYLIIESTYGDRSHDPIDTMKRDLARVVNETFARRGKLIIPSFALERTQLLVYTLHQLTREKLIPEIPIYVDSPLAISITDIFKLHPDYLDLGTRQFIEKTGDPFGFKNLVYLTDSESSRALNYKTEPMIIIASSGMCEGGRIVHHLRNNIENPNNTILIIGYQAQHTLGRRIVERRRKIKIFGIERELNARVEVINSFSAHADKGELIEFVEACGKRLRGVFIVHGDEEQSLALAEHIKAKGFQNVQVPTPKQFIELL from the coding sequence ATGCGCCTACTCTTCCTCGGTGGTGTTCGAACAGTGACCGGCTCGATGCACGTTTTGGAAACGGGCTCCGAACGCATTTTGCTGGAATGCGGTATGTATCAAGGGCCCCATCGGGAGGCCTTTGAACGCAATTCGAAGCTGCCTTTTCCCTTTGATCTCGATTCCATCGACCACATGCTCCTCTCGCATGCCCATATCGACCATTCGGGAAATGTCCCCACGCTGGTGAAAAATGGATTCCAGGGCAATGTGTTCTCGACGCCCGCCACGCGCGACTTGTGCTCGGTGATGCTCATGGATGCTGCTTATATTCAGCAACACGATGCCGATTATATTAACAAGCATGAGTTGTATGACCCGGATATGGGCCCGGTGCAGCCTATTTATAACGAAGAAAATGTCGTACAGGCCATGAATCACTTCGTGTCCATCGATTATCATCGTTCTTTGCGCATCAGCAAAGAGGTGTCGATGAAGTTTTACGATGCGGGCCACGTGCTGGGTTCGGCGATTGTGGCTTTGGATGTGAAAAAAAATGGCCAAAAAATGCGCATCGGTTTTTCGGGTGATTTGGGCCGAAAAAATATGCCACTGATGCGCAACCCAGAAGCCGTGACCGATTTGGACTATCTTATTATTGAAAGTACTTATGGTGATCGCTCGCACGATCCTATCGACACTATGAAAAGGGATTTGGCCCGTGTGGTGAATGAAACCTTTGCCCGTCGGGGAAAGCTCATCATTCCTTCCTTTGCGCTGGAACGAACTCAACTTCTTGTTTACACCTTGCATCAACTCACCCGAGAAAAATTGATTCCGGAAATTCCTATTTATGTGGATAGTCCGCTGGCCATTTCCATCACGGATATCTTCAAATTGCATCCCGATTATCTGGATTTAGGAACGCGTCAATTTATAGAAAAAACCGGCGATCCCTTTGGTTTTAAGAATCTGGTTTATCTGACCGATTCCGAATCGAGTCGGGCCCTCAATTATAAAACAGAACCCATGATCATTATTGCTTCTTCCGGCATGTGCGAAGGGGGACGGATTGTGCATCATTTGCGCAACAATATTGAAAATCCCAATAATACGATTCTCATCATTGGCTATCAGGCCCAGCATACCTTGGGGCGCCGCATCGTGGAGCGCCGACGGAAGATCAAAATTTTTGGAATCGAGCGAGAGCTGAATGCGCGTGTGGAGGTGATCAACTCCTTTTCAGCCCACGCCGACAAAGGGGAACTCATCGAATTTGTAGAGGCCTGCGGAAAACGACTTCGCGGCGTCTTTATTGTTCACGGCGATGAAGAACAATCTCTCGCCTTGGCGGAACATATTAAAGCAAAAGGTTTTCAAAACGTGCAGGTGCCGACTCCCAAGCAGTTTATTGAGTTGCTGTAA
- the rho gene encoding transcription termination factor Rho, with protein MNEENNQGRDNGSPRRRPPQRRNPSSHTHREPRRDYNPDYSAEENGAISASAAGSGEEENPPIQGDIMNLKELKEKKINDMIQMARDLGIEGAAGLKKQDLIFAVLQKQTERNGAIYGEGVLETLPDGFGFLRAPDYNYLPGPDDIYVSPSQIRRFNLRTGDTISGQIRPPKESERYFALLKVEKLNFEPTEASRDKILFDNLTPLYPIQKLNLEHDPKNYTSRVIDLLTPIGKGQRALIVAAPRTGKTVMMQNVANAITSNHPEVVLIVLLIDERPEEVTDMQRSVKGEVISSTFDEPASRHVQVAEMVIEKAKRLVEHRKDVVILLDSITRLARAYNTVVPPSGKILSGGVDSNALHKPKRFFGAARNIEEGGSLTIIATALIDTGSRMDEVIFEEFKGTGNCEILLDRKLMEKRIFPCIDINKSGTRREELLLPENVLNRVWILRKLLAPLNVVDSMEFLIDKLSHAKTNLDFLDSMNK; from the coding sequence ATGAACGAAGAAAACAACCAAGGCCGTGACAATGGCAGCCCTCGCCGTCGTCCACCACAGCGCCGCAACCCCTCCTCCCACACACATCGTGAACCCCGCAGAGATTACAACCCGGATTATTCTGCTGAAGAAAACGGGGCTATTTCAGCTTCTGCTGCCGGGTCTGGCGAGGAAGAAAATCCTCCCATTCAGGGCGATATTATGAACCTGAAGGAGCTGAAAGAAAAAAAAATCAACGACATGATTCAGATGGCTCGCGACCTGGGAATTGAAGGGGCTGCGGGTTTAAAAAAACAGGATCTTATTTTTGCAGTCCTCCAAAAACAAACGGAGCGCAATGGAGCGATTTACGGGGAAGGGGTTCTGGAAACCCTGCCCGATGGTTTCGGATTCTTGCGAGCTCCCGATTACAATTATTTACCCGGTCCTGATGATATCTATGTCTCCCCCTCCCAAATACGACGCTTCAATTTAAGAACCGGAGATACGATTTCGGGGCAGATTCGTCCGCCGAAAGAGTCGGAACGTTACTTTGCCCTCCTCAAGGTTGAAAAATTAAATTTTGAACCCACTGAGGCCTCTCGCGATAAAATTTTATTTGATAACCTGACCCCTCTTTATCCTATTCAAAAACTCAACCTGGAACACGATCCTAAAAACTATACGAGTCGCGTCATCGATTTGCTCACCCCCATTGGCAAAGGACAGCGGGCCCTCATCGTAGCCGCTCCCCGTACTGGAAAGACGGTGATGATGCAGAATGTGGCCAATGCCATTACTTCCAATCATCCGGAAGTGGTGCTCATTGTTTTGCTGATCGATGAACGCCCTGAAGAAGTGACCGACATGCAGCGCTCGGTAAAGGGTGAAGTGATCAGCTCCACCTTTGACGAACCCGCCTCGCGTCACGTGCAAGTGGCAGAGATGGTCATCGAAAAAGCGAAACGCCTCGTGGAACATCGTAAGGATGTCGTCATTCTGCTCGATTCCATCACGCGTTTGGCCCGAGCTTACAACACCGTGGTGCCGCCTTCCGGAAAGATCCTTTCCGGGGGTGTGGATTCCAACGCCCTGCACAAACCCAAACGTTTTTTTGGTGCGGCCCGAAATATTGAAGAAGGCGGTTCGCTCACCATCATCGCAACGGCCCTGATTGATACGGGAAGCAGGATGGATGAGGTGATCTTCGAAGAATTCAAAGGCACGGGTAACTGTGAAATTCTCCTCGACCGCAAATTGATGGAAAAGCGCATCTTTCCCTGTATTGACATCAACAAAAGCGGCACACGCCGTGAAGAACTCCTGCTTCCCGAAAATGTCCTCAATCGGGTTTGGATTTTACGCAAACTACTTGCCCCACTGAATGTGGTCGATTCGATGGAGTTTTTAATCGATAAACTTTCTCATGCAAAAACGAATCTCGATTTTCTGGATTCGATGAATAAATAA
- a CDS encoding disulfide bond formation protein B, which yields MTPTDKTSNSDWNLLFTAWLIATLSTLGSLFFSEIMRFPPCVLCWYQRICLFPLVILLARGLFPLDKSVIKFALPLALSGWAIAFYHNLLYYGVIPESISPCRQGVSCAERYINLFGVFTIPMLSILSFSTLVLLLFLLKRRLSV from the coding sequence ATGACTCCCACAGATAAAACAAGCAATTCAGATTGGAACCTTCTTTTTACAGCCTGGCTGATCGCCACCCTCTCCACGCTGGGGAGTTTGTTCTTTAGCGAAATAATGAGGTTTCCTCCTTGCGTTTTGTGTTGGTATCAAAGAATTTGCCTGTTTCCCCTGGTGATCCTTTTAGCCAGAGGGCTCTTTCCCCTGGATAAGAGTGTGATCAAGTTTGCCCTTCCCTTGGCTTTAAGCGGATGGGCTATCGCATTTTATCACAACCTCCTTTATTACGGAGTTATCCCCGAAAGCATAAGCCCCTGCCGTCAAGGCGTATCCTGTGCAGAACGCTACATCAACTTATTCGGCGTCTTTACAATTCCGATGCTTTCAATCCTGTCGTTTTCAACCCTGGTCCTACTGCTATTTCTATTAAAAAGGAGACTTTCCGTATGA
- a CDS encoding thioredoxin domain-containing protein — MKKRKLFLVAATCLVLAFVLGAYFYKSQQASKLSFMARENAATFVRDYSLKLGSEGAKVYLVEFSDPACETCAQFYPLVKSLMEAHPGQIKLVVRHAPFHPGSDTVVKILEAARKQGKYWETLELLYKNQPEWASHHNPQPQLIWQYLPELGLNSAQIKKDMNDPEIAQHIEQDLADAKVLGVTMTPEFFVNGKALPSFGFEQLRELVESEIEANY; from the coding sequence ATGAAAAAACGAAAACTATTTTTAGTGGCAGCGACGTGTCTCGTCCTTGCTTTTGTACTGGGGGCTTATTTCTATAAAAGTCAGCAAGCTTCGAAGCTGAGTTTTATGGCCAGAGAAAACGCGGCTACCTTTGTCCGAGACTACTCCTTAAAACTAGGCAGTGAAGGTGCAAAGGTCTATCTCGTAGAGTTCTCCGACCCTGCCTGTGAAACCTGTGCCCAATTCTATCCTCTGGTTAAGAGCTTGATGGAGGCACACCCAGGTCAAATAAAACTCGTGGTCCGACATGCCCCTTTCCATCCGGGCTCCGATACTGTGGTCAAGATATTGGAGGCAGCGAGGAAGCAGGGAAAGTATTGGGAGACTTTGGAACTCCTGTATAAAAATCAGCCCGAGTGGGCAAGCCATCATAACCCTCAACCTCAATTAATCTGGCAATATCTTCCAGAGCTAGGGCTAAATAGTGCTCAGATCAAAAAAGATATGAACGATCCTGAAATTGCTCAACATATCGAACAAGATCTGGCCGATGCCAAAGTCCTTGGTGTCACGATGACGCCCGAATTTTTTGTGAACGGGAAAGCTTTGCCCAGCTTTGGTTTCGAACAATTAAGAGAATTAGTTGAATCGGAGATTGAAGCCAATTATTAA
- the argH gene encoding argininosuccinate lyase: protein MATKLWGGRFAEKTAKEVDEFNASISFDYKLWPYDIEGSLAHVKMLARQKIISQKDSSSIQKGLKSIAQDIAQGRFEWKTDQEDVHLNIEAELIDRIGPVGGKLHTARSRNDQVALDARLYCRSQAKIILKELNNFQRVLVQLAEENIEVILPGYTHLQRAQPILLAHHLLAYVEMAARDSERICDALKRIEILPLGAGALAGTTFPIDRHFVAKELGFSRVSNNSLDSVSDRDFMIELLSACALILTHLSRLSEELILWSSFEFFFVALPDNFCTGSSMMPQKKNPDIPELIRGKTGRVFGNLMGLLTVMKGLPLAYNKDMQEDKEGLFDSVETTQTCLRIMTLMLQKTKFRAEVMKKATQEGFVLATDLADYLVTKGIPFRDAHHIVGQAVLYCQTKNKTLEDLSLEELQKMSKAIEQDVFSWLNIENAVNRRKSFGGTAKSEVKKQISQIKKRL, encoded by the coding sequence ATGGCTACAAAACTCTGGGGTGGGCGCTTTGCCGAAAAAACTGCAAAAGAAGTGGATGAATTCAACGCATCCATAAGTTTTGACTATAAACTCTGGCCTTATGACATTGAAGGCTCCTTAGCCCATGTCAAAATGTTGGCGCGTCAAAAAATCATTTCTCAAAAAGATTCTTCAAGTATTCAAAAGGGTTTGAAGTCCATCGCTCAAGATATTGCTCAAGGAAGATTCGAATGGAAGACCGATCAGGAAGATGTGCACCTCAACATCGAAGCGGAACTGATTGATCGCATTGGCCCGGTCGGAGGAAAATTGCACACCGCTCGGTCGCGAAACGATCAAGTGGCACTGGATGCCCGTCTTTACTGCCGTAGCCAGGCCAAAATTATTTTAAAGGAACTGAACAACTTTCAACGAGTGCTCGTTCAACTGGCCGAAGAAAATATCGAAGTCATTCTCCCCGGCTACACCCATCTTCAAAGGGCTCAGCCGATCTTACTCGCCCATCATTTGCTGGCCTATGTAGAAATGGCAGCACGAGACAGTGAAAGAATTTGTGATGCCTTAAAACGCATTGAGATCTTGCCTTTGGGCGCTGGGGCCCTGGCGGGGACTACCTTTCCCATCGATAGACATTTTGTCGCAAAGGAATTGGGCTTTTCTCGAGTCTCGAACAATTCCTTGGATAGCGTCAGCGATCGAGACTTTATGATTGAGCTCCTCAGCGCCTGTGCTCTGATTTTGACGCATCTCTCGCGCCTCTCCGAAGAACTGATCTTATGGAGCAGTTTTGAATTTTTCTTTGTGGCCCTCCCCGATAACTTTTGCACCGGCTCGTCGATGATGCCCCAAAAGAAAAATCCGGATATCCCCGAACTCATTCGCGGAAAAACCGGCCGCGTCTTTGGAAATTTAATGGGTCTGCTGACCGTAATGAAAGGCCTGCCACTGGCTTACAACAAAGACATGCAGGAAGACAAAGAAGGCCTGTTTGACAGCGTGGAAACCACTCAGACTTGCCTGAGAATCATGACCTTGATGTTGCAGAAAACGAAGTTTCGCGCAGAAGTCATGAAGAAAGCCACCCAGGAAGGCTTTGTATTGGCGACGGACTTGGCCGATTATCTGGTGACCAAAGGAATTCCCTTTCGTGATGCGCATCACATTGTCGGACAGGCCGTGCTATATTGTCAGACTAAAAATAAAACTTTGGAAGATTTGAGCCTGGAAGAACTGCAAAAAATGTCCAAGGCTATTGAACAAGATGTTTTTTCTTGGCTCAATATTGAAAATGCCGTGAACCGTCGAAAAAGTTTTGGGGGAACGGCAAAGAGTGAAGTGAAGAAGCAGATTTCTCAAATAAAAAAAAGATTATAA
- the lysA gene encoding diaminopimelate decarboxylase, translating to MHYFQYKNKQLYAEKVAVKAIAKQVGTPLYIYSYSTLERHYKIFDAAFADLPHQICFSMKCNSNLAILKSIAGFGGGVDIVSGGELYRALQAGISPQKIVYSGVGKTAAEMDAALDAGILFFNVESEAELEVLQELAKRAGKKAPICLRVNPNIDPKTHPYISTGMKKSKFGIEVKRAVEIYKKAQRLSHIEIVGLDCHIGSQLTQIRPFVDALKKLKDLIAKLKQAGIALRYLDIGGGLGINYDKETPPSPADYAKALIQELKELNLTLIFEPGRVLMGNAGILVTQMLYSKKGEAKEFVIVDAAMNDLIRPAFYGSYHAIEPVEQKGRKKIKTDIVGPICESGDFFAQDRQIEKTECGELLALFSAGAYGFAMSSNYNTRRRAAEVLVKGNQFEVIRERESYEDLIKNEKIPKFLK from the coding sequence ATGCATTATTTCCAATACAAAAACAAACAACTCTACGCCGAAAAAGTAGCGGTAAAGGCCATCGCCAAACAAGTAGGCACCCCTTTATACATCTACAGTTATTCTACGCTGGAACGTCATTACAAGATTTTTGACGCAGCCTTTGCAGACCTCCCTCATCAAATTTGTTTTTCGATGAAATGCAATTCGAACCTCGCCATTTTAAAATCCATCGCTGGCTTTGGGGGCGGGGTAGATATTGTGAGCGGAGGCGAATTGTACCGTGCGCTGCAGGCAGGAATTTCTCCTCAAAAGATTGTCTATTCGGGCGTTGGAAAAACCGCTGCAGAAATGGATGCAGCCCTGGATGCTGGGATTTTATTCTTCAATGTCGAATCGGAAGCCGAACTGGAAGTACTGCAAGAGCTTGCAAAACGAGCGGGCAAAAAAGCACCGATTTGTCTTCGTGTGAATCCCAATATCGATCCCAAAACACACCCTTATATTTCGACAGGGATGAAGAAAAGCAAATTTGGCATTGAAGTCAAACGTGCAGTAGAAATTTATAAAAAAGCGCAAAGGCTCTCCCACATTGAAATCGTGGGTCTCGATTGTCATATCGGCAGCCAACTCACCCAGATTCGACCTTTTGTGGATGCCCTCAAAAAATTAAAAGACCTGATCGCAAAATTGAAACAGGCCGGCATTGCCTTGCGCTACCTGGATATTGGAGGCGGTTTGGGGATTAATTATGATAAAGAAACTCCTCCTTCACCGGCCGATTATGCGAAGGCCTTAATCCAAGAACTCAAAGAATTGAATCTCACCCTCATTTTTGAACCCGGTCGCGTGCTCATGGGAAATGCAGGCATTTTAGTCACTCAAATGCTTTACAGTAAAAAAGGCGAGGCCAAAGAATTTGTGATTGTGGATGCCGCGATGAACGACCTCATTCGTCCCGCTTTCTATGGGAGCTATCATGCCATTGAACCGGTGGAACAAAAAGGCCGCAAAAAAATCAAGACCGACATAGTGGGCCCCATCTGCGAATCCGGCGATTTTTTTGCCCAGGACAGGCAAATTGAAAAAACCGAATGTGGTGAATTACTCGCCCTGTTTTCCGCCGGCGCCTATGGTTTTGCCATGTCTTCCAACTACAACACCCGCCGCCGTGCAGCGGAGGTGTTAGTAAAGGGGAATCAATTTGAAGTGATTCGTGAGAGAGAAAGTTACGAAGACTTGATCAAAAACGAAAAGATTCCTAAGTTTTTGAAATAG